One region of Anoplopoma fimbria isolate UVic2021 breed Golden Eagle Sablefish chromosome 10, Afim_UVic_2022, whole genome shotgun sequence genomic DNA includes:
- the triqk gene encoding triple QxxK/R motif-containing protein codes for MGKKDASATGLPVDQYRKQIGKQDYKKAKSSLKATRLKAEAKKNSSGFRDAFLVIAAILFFVLCVYAFFYLNLSTELNLDLDVD; via the exons ATGGGGAAGAAGGATGCCTCTGCGACCGGATTACCAGTTGATCAGTACCGAAAACAGATTG gtAAGCAGGACTACAAAAAGGCAAAGTCATCCTTAAAGGCCACACGGCTGAAAGCTGAAGCAAAGAAGAATTCCTCTGGATTCAGG GATGCATTCCTGGTCATCGCTGCAATCCTGTTCTTTGTCCTCTGTGTCTACGCCTTCTTCTACCTCAACCTGAGTACCGAGCTTAACCTGGATCTGGATGTAGATTAA